A single region of the Streptomyces sp. NBC_01381 genome encodes:
- a CDS encoding MaoC family dehydratase, protein MSSSTPTTTTVNGLDELKKLAGSDLGASSWIEITQERINTFADATDDHQWIHTDPERAAQGPFGAPIAHGYLTLSLFIPFFTELLDVQGVTTKVNYGLDKVRFPAPVPAGSRIRLVARLASVDEVSGGVQIAVDGTVEIEGAAKPACVLRSLSRFYV, encoded by the coding sequence ATGAGCAGCAGTACCCCCACCACGACCACCGTCAACGGCCTCGACGAGCTCAAGAAGCTCGCCGGAAGCGACCTCGGTGCCAGCTCCTGGATCGAGATCACCCAGGAGCGGATCAACACCTTCGCCGACGCCACCGACGACCACCAGTGGATCCACACCGACCCCGAGCGCGCGGCGCAGGGCCCCTTCGGCGCCCCGATCGCCCACGGCTACCTCACGCTCTCCCTCTTCATCCCCTTCTTCACCGAGCTCCTCGACGTCCAGGGCGTCACCACGAAGGTCAACTACGGCCTGGACAAGGTGCGTTTCCCCGCTCCCGTGCCCGCCGGATCGCGCATCCGCCTGGTCGCCCGCCTGGCCTCCGTCGACGAGGTGAGCGGCGGCGTGCAGATCGCCGTGGACGGCACCGTCGAGATCGAGGGCGCCGCCAAGCCCGCCTGCGTCCTGCGCAGCCTGTCCCGCTTCTACGTCTGA